The following are from one region of the Nicotiana tomentosiformis chromosome 7, ASM39032v3, whole genome shotgun sequence genome:
- the LOC138895962 gene encoding uncharacterized protein — protein sequence MDPYEALYGRQCHFPVGWFEPGEARLLGTDLVCDALEKVKLIQDRLLTMQSRQKSYAYRRAHDVAFMVGERVLLRVSPMNGVMRFGNKGKLSPRYISPLEILDRVGEVAFKLALPPNLSGVHPVFHVFMLRKYNGDLSYVLDFSSVQLDKDLTYVEQPVAILDRQVRKLRSKNISSVKV from the coding sequence ATGGAtccgtacgaggccttatatgggaggcaatgtcattttccagttggttggtttgagcctggggaggctaggttgttaggtactgatttggtctgtgatgctttggagaaggtgaagttgattcaggatcggcttcttACAatgcagtccaggcagaagagttatgcttaTCGGAGGGCTCATGATGtggcatttatggtgggtgagagggttctactcagagtttcacccatgaatggtgtgatgaggttcgggaataagggcaagttgagccctcgatatattagTCCTTTAGAGATTCTTGatagagtgggtgaggtggccttcaaacttgcattgccacccaacttatcgggagttcaccccgtgtttcatgttttcatgcttcgaaagtataATGGTGATCTGTcttatgtgttagattttagctcagtacaattggacaaagatttgacctATGTTGAgcagccagtggctattttggacaggcaggtccggaagttgagatcgAAGAACATTTCATCGGTGAAGGtttaa